In Porites lutea chromosome 7, jaPorLute2.1, whole genome shotgun sequence, a single window of DNA contains:
- the LOC140942830 gene encoding ribosomal protein S6 kinase alpha-5-like isoform X1 has translation MSENGFGHSELIHLELKNANLTVHEDEKVGLENFELLKVLGTGAYGKVFLVRKRGGNFSGNLYAMKVLKKATIVQKAKTAEHTRTERQVLEAVRRCPFLVTLHWAFQTESKLHLIMDYVNGGELFTHLYQREKFSEDEVRIYIGEIVIAIEHLHKLGIIYRDIKLENILLDSDGHVVITDFGLSKEFSAANSGERAYSFCGTIEYMAPEVVKGGSRGHDKAVDWWSLGVLMYELLTGASPFTVDGEKNSQSEISKRILYNSPPMPPDISWDVRDLLLKLLQKDPKVRLGAKGAHEIKAHSFFKSINWNLLSQRKVAAPFKPRIRDELDVSNFAEEFTDMVPTYSPAAAPKTADRIFKGYSFVAPSIIFGENEFSKRFIANKPSENRPLPGAVDYAALFEDSPFFKNYVIKDEVLGDGSFSTCRKCEHIQTGKAYAVKVISRRRDHIREEQSLRICQGHPNIVKLQEVFQDAFHTYLVLELLSGGELLERIRKKKNFSEAEASNIIRKLASAVEFMHGRGVVHRDLKPENLLFEDNTENAELKIVDFGFARLKPENQPLQTPCFTAAYAAPEVISQISLRSGYDESCDLWSLGVIMYTMLSGQVPFQSSNSFRSSDLIMQRITHGDIRFEGPQWESISPAAKDLIKGLLTVDPSQRLKVREVLYHEWLRGSACLPHTPLMTPGILGKGHKRTYVDAALNVTYDAFNRAHKEGFTLMDVQQAPLAKRRKKNKTTSTDSRSTTSSDHSNSGGTSPLLNQR, from the exons ATGAGTGAGAATGGCTTTGGACATTCTGAACTAATTCACCTTGAGCTCAAAAACG CGAATTTAACAGTACACGAAGATGAAAAAGTTGGGCTGGAGAATTTTGAACTTCTCAAAGTACTGGGAACTGGAG CCTATGGAAAAGTTTTTCTCGTTCGCAAACGAGGTGGAAATTTCTCTGGTAACCTTTACGCCATGAAAGTCTTGAAGAAAGCCACGATCGTTCAGAAAGCGAAGACAGCTGAGCATACAAGAACAGAGAGACAAGTCCTAGAGGCCGTGCGAAGATGTCCGTTTCTTGTCACATTACATTGGGCTTTTCAAACCGAATCCAAGCTTCATTTGATTATGG ATTATGTCAATGGCGGAGAGTTGTTCACTCATTTGTATCAACGGGAGAAATTCTCCGAAGATGAAGTACGGATCTACATAGGCGAAATCGTAATCGCCATCGAACATCTTCATAAG CTCGGTATAATTTACCGTGACATCAAGTTAGAGAATATTCTGTTGGACTCCGATGGTCACGTCGTGATCACAGACTTTGGATTGAGTAAAGAGTTCTCTGCGGCTAATTCT GGGGAAAGAGCTTATTCTTTTTGTGGCACCATTGAATACATGGCTCCTGAAGTTGTTAAAGGTGGAAGTCGAGGCCATGATAAG GCAGTAGATTGGTGGAGCTTAGGCGTCCTGATGTATGAACTGCTGACAGGTGCATCTCCCTTCACCGTTGATGGAGAGAAGAACAGTCAATCTGAGATATCCAA ACGCATTCTTTACAACAGTCCTCCAATGCCACCAGACATTTCATGGGATGTAAGGGATCTGCTTCTCAAGCTCTTACAGAAAGACCCAAAAGTACGGCTAGGAGCCAAGGGTGCTCATGAGATTAAAGCACATTCTTTCTTCAAG tcCATAAACTGGAACCTGTTGTCCCAGAGGAAGGTAGCAGCACCCTTCAAACCACGCATTAGGGATGAACTGGATGTGAGTAATTTTGCTGAGGAGTTCACAGACATGGTACCAACATACTCTCCAGCTGCTGCTCCAAAGACTGCAGACAGAATTTTCAAG GGGTATTCATTTGTTGCTCCTTCAattatttttggtgaaaatgagttttcaaAGCGATTTATTGCCAACAAGCCATCAGAAAACAGACCTCTCCCTGGTGCTGTGGACTATGCTGCATTGTTTGAG GATTCtcctttctttaaaaattatgTCATCAAAGATGAAGTTCTTGGTGATGGAAGCTTCTCCACATGCAG gaaatgtgaACACATACAGACCGGTAAAGCTTATGCTGTTAAAGTTATTAGTAGAAG acgTGACCACATTCGAGAGGAGCAGTCATTAAGGATATGTCAAGGGCACCCCAATATAGTAAAGCTTCAAGAAGTTTTTCAGGATGCT TTTCACACCTATTTAGTACTGGAATTACTTAGTGGCGGAGAACTTCTAGAGAGAATCCGTAAGAAGAAGAATTTTAGTGAAGCAGAAGCAAGTAACATCATAAGAAAATTAGCCTCAGCTGTGGAATTTATGCATGGGAGAGGAGTTGTTCATCGCGATCTAAAACCTGAG AACTTGTTATTTGAGGATAACACTGAAAATGCTGAATTAAAAATTGTTGACTTTGGGTTTGCAAGACTTAAACCTGAAAATCAACCCTTACAAACACCCTGCTTTACTGCAGCCTATGCTGCTCCAGAGGTAATAAGTCAAATCTCTCTCCGAAGTGGTTATGATGAGTCATGTGATCTGTGGAGTCTTGGAGTAATAATG TACACAATGCTATCTGGGCAGGTGCCATTCCAGAGCAGTAACAGTTTTAGATCTTCAGACTTAATAATGCAGAGAATTACGCATGGAGACATCAGATTTGAAGGACCTCAGTGGGAGTCGATATCCCCAGCAGCAAAGGACCTCATCAAAG gaCTGTTAACCGTGGATCCAAGCCAGAGATTAAAAGTGAGGGAAGTTTTGTATCATGAGTGGTTGCGAGGGAGTGCGTGTCTCCCACACACCCCCCTAATGACACCTGGAATTCTAGGtaaaggacacaaaaggacttaTGTCGATGCTGCTCTGAATGTGACATATGACGCATTTAACAGAGCACATAAAGAAGGATTCACATTAATGGATGTTCAACAAGCTCCGCTTGCTAAACGACGGAAAAAGAACAAGACAACGTCAACGGACAGTAGATCTACAACGAGTAGTGATCACAGTAACAGTGGAGGAACATCACCATTACTTAACCAAAGGTGA
- the LOC140942830 gene encoding ribosomal protein S6 kinase alpha-5-like isoform X2 produces MSENGFGHSELIHLELKNAYGKVFLVRKRGGNFSGNLYAMKVLKKATIVQKAKTAEHTRTERQVLEAVRRCPFLVTLHWAFQTESKLHLIMDYVNGGELFTHLYQREKFSEDEVRIYIGEIVIAIEHLHKLGIIYRDIKLENILLDSDGHVVITDFGLSKEFSAANSGERAYSFCGTIEYMAPEVVKGGSRGHDKAVDWWSLGVLMYELLTGASPFTVDGEKNSQSEISKRILYNSPPMPPDISWDVRDLLLKLLQKDPKVRLGAKGAHEIKAHSFFKSINWNLLSQRKVAAPFKPRIRDELDVSNFAEEFTDMVPTYSPAAAPKTADRIFKGYSFVAPSIIFGENEFSKRFIANKPSENRPLPGAVDYAALFEDSPFFKNYVIKDEVLGDGSFSTCRKCEHIQTGKAYAVKVISRRRDHIREEQSLRICQGHPNIVKLQEVFQDAFHTYLVLELLSGGELLERIRKKKNFSEAEASNIIRKLASAVEFMHGRGVVHRDLKPENLLFEDNTENAELKIVDFGFARLKPENQPLQTPCFTAAYAAPEVISQISLRSGYDESCDLWSLGVIMYTMLSGQVPFQSSNSFRSSDLIMQRITHGDIRFEGPQWESISPAAKDLIKGLLTVDPSQRLKVREVLYHEWLRGSACLPHTPLMTPGILGKGHKRTYVDAALNVTYDAFNRAHKEGFTLMDVQQAPLAKRRKKNKTTSTDSRSTTSSDHSNSGGTSPLLNQR; encoded by the exons ATGAGTGAGAATGGCTTTGGACATTCTGAACTAATTCACCTTGAGCTCAAAAACG CCTATGGAAAAGTTTTTCTCGTTCGCAAACGAGGTGGAAATTTCTCTGGTAACCTTTACGCCATGAAAGTCTTGAAGAAAGCCACGATCGTTCAGAAAGCGAAGACAGCTGAGCATACAAGAACAGAGAGACAAGTCCTAGAGGCCGTGCGAAGATGTCCGTTTCTTGTCACATTACATTGGGCTTTTCAAACCGAATCCAAGCTTCATTTGATTATGG ATTATGTCAATGGCGGAGAGTTGTTCACTCATTTGTATCAACGGGAGAAATTCTCCGAAGATGAAGTACGGATCTACATAGGCGAAATCGTAATCGCCATCGAACATCTTCATAAG CTCGGTATAATTTACCGTGACATCAAGTTAGAGAATATTCTGTTGGACTCCGATGGTCACGTCGTGATCACAGACTTTGGATTGAGTAAAGAGTTCTCTGCGGCTAATTCT GGGGAAAGAGCTTATTCTTTTTGTGGCACCATTGAATACATGGCTCCTGAAGTTGTTAAAGGTGGAAGTCGAGGCCATGATAAG GCAGTAGATTGGTGGAGCTTAGGCGTCCTGATGTATGAACTGCTGACAGGTGCATCTCCCTTCACCGTTGATGGAGAGAAGAACAGTCAATCTGAGATATCCAA ACGCATTCTTTACAACAGTCCTCCAATGCCACCAGACATTTCATGGGATGTAAGGGATCTGCTTCTCAAGCTCTTACAGAAAGACCCAAAAGTACGGCTAGGAGCCAAGGGTGCTCATGAGATTAAAGCACATTCTTTCTTCAAG tcCATAAACTGGAACCTGTTGTCCCAGAGGAAGGTAGCAGCACCCTTCAAACCACGCATTAGGGATGAACTGGATGTGAGTAATTTTGCTGAGGAGTTCACAGACATGGTACCAACATACTCTCCAGCTGCTGCTCCAAAGACTGCAGACAGAATTTTCAAG GGGTATTCATTTGTTGCTCCTTCAattatttttggtgaaaatgagttttcaaAGCGATTTATTGCCAACAAGCCATCAGAAAACAGACCTCTCCCTGGTGCTGTGGACTATGCTGCATTGTTTGAG GATTCtcctttctttaaaaattatgTCATCAAAGATGAAGTTCTTGGTGATGGAAGCTTCTCCACATGCAG gaaatgtgaACACATACAGACCGGTAAAGCTTATGCTGTTAAAGTTATTAGTAGAAG acgTGACCACATTCGAGAGGAGCAGTCATTAAGGATATGTCAAGGGCACCCCAATATAGTAAAGCTTCAAGAAGTTTTTCAGGATGCT TTTCACACCTATTTAGTACTGGAATTACTTAGTGGCGGAGAACTTCTAGAGAGAATCCGTAAGAAGAAGAATTTTAGTGAAGCAGAAGCAAGTAACATCATAAGAAAATTAGCCTCAGCTGTGGAATTTATGCATGGGAGAGGAGTTGTTCATCGCGATCTAAAACCTGAG AACTTGTTATTTGAGGATAACACTGAAAATGCTGAATTAAAAATTGTTGACTTTGGGTTTGCAAGACTTAAACCTGAAAATCAACCCTTACAAACACCCTGCTTTACTGCAGCCTATGCTGCTCCAGAGGTAATAAGTCAAATCTCTCTCCGAAGTGGTTATGATGAGTCATGTGATCTGTGGAGTCTTGGAGTAATAATG TACACAATGCTATCTGGGCAGGTGCCATTCCAGAGCAGTAACAGTTTTAGATCTTCAGACTTAATAATGCAGAGAATTACGCATGGAGACATCAGATTTGAAGGACCTCAGTGGGAGTCGATATCCCCAGCAGCAAAGGACCTCATCAAAG gaCTGTTAACCGTGGATCCAAGCCAGAGATTAAAAGTGAGGGAAGTTTTGTATCATGAGTGGTTGCGAGGGAGTGCGTGTCTCCCACACACCCCCCTAATGACACCTGGAATTCTAGGtaaaggacacaaaaggacttaTGTCGATGCTGCTCTGAATGTGACATATGACGCATTTAACAGAGCACATAAAGAAGGATTCACATTAATGGATGTTCAACAAGCTCCGCTTGCTAAACGACGGAAAAAGAACAAGACAACGTCAACGGACAGTAGATCTACAACGAGTAGTGATCACAGTAACAGTGGAGGAACATCACCATTACTTAACCAAAGGTGA